From a single Pseudobutyrivibrio xylanivorans genomic region:
- a CDS encoding EAL domain-containing protein produces the protein MTAKGDYREIRMSIDELTGLLDKQTFYECAQELLDSAVDEQEYAFVFFDLENFKIFNVNYGYEIGDELLISIGYIIKDVFSGQLISHFSGDHFVVCANSVQIVPSIKTIRDRIKLVQKSVNIELKAGIYIFNGEEKDVIRCCDRARMACISIKKKYDVEYRFYDEELGGSLKRKQDILDSLDEALAKKYIKVYYQPIVRTMTGKVCSWEALVRWIDPNKGMFYPNEFIPILEEYRLIAKLDAFVMEEIFSRYRADVEGKTEAVPVSINLSRVDFEVMDVVALIEEKLRKYGCQKNMFHFEITESALNDNSQFIMEQVNRMREKGYVVWMDDFGSGYSSLNVLKNYNFDLVKIDMAFLSDFEVNDNGKIILRHIVSMIKNLNIHTLIEGVETQEQYDFIKSIGCELIQGYLIGRPMPYIQGLEHIQKSERDLETAEERFFYEDLGKIDILRQNPLQNIENTNIENALPLAIAIIQNKHWHFVYTNSAYRDLIALFGHDDVSSVEDELNDAERETSSRMQRFLEICDYSRESRNPEAMDFISKGRIVNMMVRYICSDETTGRNAYLISIRLLSRLLNAGYDERVNAISRSMFARYECVDVFGIDNDYYENIYLNDSRLHINGQEVTAREMIRRIGEELVHPDDKLYFDDFFDMETVEDRISEESAGYIVGFFRILNTRNTYVWKAIELSLMHFDKYDALLSCVCEASNEISRRMTDSSNKRVETSKNIVKEKKPIFEDILKLLPVGVFWKDKERRFLGANQMFLDYYGLQSVEGILGKTDEDMGWHINPERFKQDELSVINEGKIIEDVRGECIVKGEVRKIIACKRPYIVDRKIIGLVGYFKDVTDEQKEQARLEKLTVTDALTGLYNRRAFTDVIQKYVDQYNTDKSDFALIMLDIDRFKQINDTCGHDYGDEVLKKASKVLKRVALDNSVVFRFGGDEFIIIHQYTSDEDIESIIQEIRIGLTKLEKVSNTLISIKVSIGVSRYSETGSISECLDEADKRMYMDKESHKKDKF, from the coding sequence ATGACTGCGAAAGGGGACTATCGTGAAATCAGAATGTCTATAGACGAACTGACGGGCTTGCTGGATAAGCAGACCTTCTACGAGTGCGCCCAAGAATTGTTGGACAGCGCAGTAGACGAGCAGGAGTATGCCTTTGTATTTTTTGACCTTGAGAATTTCAAAATTTTTAATGTAAATTATGGCTATGAAATCGGAGACGAATTGCTGATTTCCATAGGCTATATCATAAAAGATGTCTTTTCAGGACAACTTATATCCCATTTTTCAGGGGATCATTTCGTGGTTTGTGCTAATTCTGTGCAAATCGTTCCTTCAATTAAGACAATTAGAGACAGAATAAAGCTCGTTCAAAAGAGCGTAAATATCGAGTTAAAAGCGGGTATTTACATTTTCAATGGCGAAGAAAAGGATGTAATCAGGTGCTGTGATAGAGCTCGAATGGCCTGTATCAGTATTAAGAAAAAATACGATGTTGAATATCGTTTTTATGATGAGGAGCTTGGTGGTTCTTTAAAACGAAAGCAGGATATTTTAGACAGTCTTGATGAAGCACTGGCAAAGAAATACATCAAGGTTTACTATCAGCCAATTGTTCGTACAATGACGGGAAAAGTGTGTAGTTGGGAAGCGCTGGTTCGTTGGATTGATCCTAATAAGGGGATGTTCTATCCAAACGAGTTTATCCCTATACTTGAAGAGTATAGACTTATTGCAAAGCTTGATGCCTTTGTTATGGAGGAGATTTTCTCCAGATACAGAGCGGATGTTGAAGGAAAAACAGAGGCAGTTCCTGTGTCTATTAACCTGTCCCGAGTGGATTTTGAGGTGATGGACGTTGTTGCCCTTATTGAGGAGAAGCTTAGAAAGTACGGTTGTCAAAAGAACATGTTCCACTTTGAGATTACCGAGAGTGCACTGAACGACAACTCTCAGTTTATTATGGAGCAGGTTAACAGAATGCGAGAGAAGGGCTACGTTGTGTGGATGGACGATTTTGGAAGCGGATACTCATCTCTAAATGTCCTGAAGAATTATAATTTCGATTTGGTAAAAATCGATATGGCTTTTCTGAGTGATTTTGAGGTGAACGACAACGGAAAAATTATCCTCAGACACATCGTATCAATGATAAAGAACCTGAATATCCACACACTAATAGAAGGTGTTGAAACACAGGAACAGTATGACTTTATAAAGAGTATTGGTTGTGAACTTATTCAAGGGTATCTGATAGGTCGTCCTATGCCTTATATTCAGGGGCTTGAGCATATCCAGAAGAGTGAGCGTGATCTTGAAACAGCTGAAGAACGATTCTTCTATGAAGATTTGGGCAAGATTGACATACTTCGCCAGAATCCACTTCAGAATATTGAAAACACTAATATAGAAAATGCACTTCCCCTTGCCATTGCCATTATTCAGAACAAACATTGGCACTTTGTATATACAAATAGTGCATACCGTGACTTGATAGCACTGTTTGGTCATGATGATGTATCTAGTGTTGAGGATGAACTGAATGATGCAGAACGAGAAACTTCTTCTCGAATGCAAAGATTTTTGGAGATATGTGATTATAGTAGGGAGAGCAGGAATCCTGAAGCCATGGACTTTATCTCTAAGGGCAGAATTGTAAACATGATGGTTAGATATATTTGTTCTGATGAGACGACGGGCAGAAATGCATACTTAATATCAATACGACTTCTTTCTAGGCTGCTTAATGCAGGCTACGATGAAAGAGTCAATGCCATCAGCCGCTCTATGTTTGCACGCTATGAGTGTGTTGATGTATTTGGTATTGATAACGATTATTATGAAAATATTTATTTGAATGACAGTCGACTTCATATAAATGGACAAGAAGTTACCGCGAGAGAAATGATTCGCAGGATTGGCGAAGAACTAGTACATCCAGATGACAAACTGTACTTTGACGATTTCTTTGATATGGAAACAGTGGAGGATCGAATTTCAGAGGAAAGTGCAGGATACATTGTAGGATTCTTTAGAATCCTTAACACCAGAAATACATATGTCTGGAAGGCTATCGAGCTGTCACTAATGCACTTTGATAAATATGATGCATTACTCAGCTGTGTGTGTGAGGCTAGCAATGAAATTTCAAGACGTATGACTGATAGCTCGAATAAACGGGTAGAAACATCTAAAAATATAGTAAAAGAAAAGAAACCAATATTTGAGGACATCCTAAAGCTTCTTCCTGTGGGTGTGTTCTGGAAGGATAAGGAACGCAGATTTTTGGGAGCAAATCAGATGTTCCTAGATTACTATGGCCTACAATCTGTTGAAGGAATCTTGGGAAAAACCGACGAGGATATGGGATGGCATATTAACCCAGAGCGATTTAAACAGGACGAACTTTCAGTAATTAATGAGGGAAAGATTATTGAAGATGTCCGAGGAGAATGTATTGTGAAGGGTGAGGTACGAAAGATTATTGCCTGCAAGCGCCCATACATTGTAGATAGAAAGATAATCGGATTGGTAGGTTACTTTAAGGACGTAACTGACGAGCAGAAAGAACAGGCTAGACTAGAAAAGCTGACTGTAACAGATGCTTTGACAGGCCTGTATAATCGTCGTGCCTTTACAGATGTCATTCAAAAGTATGTTGACCAGTATAATACTGATAAGAGTGACTTCGCGCTCATTATGCTTGATATTGACAGATTCAAACAAATTAATGATACCTGCGGTCATGATTATGGTGATGAAGTGCTTAAGAAAGCAAGTAAAGTACTGAAGCGAGTGGCTTTGGATAATAGCGTTGTATTTAGGTTTGGCGGTGACGAGTTTATCATAATACATCAGTACACCAGTGATGAAGACATTGAGAGTATCATTCAGGAAATAAGGATAGGTCTTACAAAGCTTGAAAAAGTTTCTAATACATTGATTTCTATAAAAGTGTCTATCGGTGTATCTCGCTATTCGGAAACAGGAAGTATTAGCGAGTGTCTTGATGAGGCTGACAAACGCATGTATATGGACAAGGAGAGCCACAAAAAGGATAAATTCTAA
- the pfkB gene encoding 1-phosphofructokinase → MIYTVTFNPALDYVVRMDGDLLPGMTNRSASEEYYFGGKGINVSMVLSELGLKSTALGFVAGFTGRAIEEGVKAAGIESDFVQLKDGISRINVKLKATEETEINAQGPKIDEESQKALFDKLSKLVEGDVLILAGSIPNSLPDDVYEKILSMLDGKGIQFVVDATKDLLTNVLKYHPFLIKPNNFELGEIVGKTLETDDEIYEGALQLQKMGARNVLISMAGDGAMLVDENGERYRIGVPKGTVRNSVGAGDSMVAGFVAGYMKTKNYETALKMGTAAGSATAFSDGLAKAADIDALFKNL, encoded by the coding sequence ATGATTTATACGGTTACATTTAACCCAGCACTTGATTACGTAGTACGAATGGATGGAGATTTACTCCCAGGAATGACGAATCGTTCTGCCAGTGAGGAGTACTATTTCGGAGGAAAGGGTATCAATGTATCCATGGTTTTATCAGAGCTTGGGCTCAAGAGCACAGCCCTTGGATTTGTAGCAGGCTTCACAGGACGTGCAATCGAAGAGGGCGTTAAGGCTGCAGGCATCGAGTCTGATTTTGTTCAGTTGAAGGATGGAATTTCAAGAATCAATGTAAAGCTTAAGGCAACTGAAGAAACCGAGATTAATGCTCAGGGACCAAAGATTGATGAGGAGTCTCAGAAGGCACTTTTTGACAAGCTTTCTAAATTAGTAGAAGGAGATGTTCTCATTCTGGCTGGTTCAATTCCAAACTCACTTCCAGATGATGTATATGAAAAGATTCTTTCTATGCTTGATGGAAAGGGAATACAGTTTGTTGTTGATGCAACAAAGGATCTTCTTACAAATGTTTTGAAGTATCATCCTTTCCTTATCAAGCCAAACAATTTCGAGCTTGGTGAAATCGTTGGAAAGACTCTTGAAACAGATGATGAAATATATGAGGGCGCACTTCAGCTTCAGAAGATGGGCGCGCGAAACGTTCTTATTTCTATGGCGGGCGATGGTGCCATGCTTGTAGATGAAAACGGTGAGAGATATCGTATCGGTGTTCCAAAGGGCACTGTTAGAAATTCGGTTGGTGCTGGCGATTCAATGGTTGCTGGCTTTGTAGCTGGATATATGAAGACAAAGAACTACGAGACTGCCCTTAAGATGGGAACAGCCGCTGGTTCTGCAACAGCATTTTCAGATGGCCTTGCT
- a CDS encoding DeoR/GlpR family DNA-binding transcription regulator, which translates to MLTEERRTRIIEIVNQKKAVSVNELVDLLDTSAATIRRDINELNRARKIVKVFGGATAITSHDVNTKEDAVKMKAQKNIAEKDNISRYAAGLIQDNDFVYIDAGTTTLAMIDYIDNHDAKYITNGVVHAKRLMDKGFDTIMIGGRLKRATEAVVGPDCIEFIRKYHFTKAFMGTNGISIQAGFTTPDVDEAMIKTAAIRHAYMSYILADHSKFDEINSVTFADIKDCTIITDELTSKEYLSHTTVMVCE; encoded by the coding sequence ATGCTTACGGAAGAAAGACGGACACGAATAATCGAAATAGTTAATCAGAAGAAGGCTGTTTCAGTGAATGAGCTGGTTGATCTTTTAGATACTTCAGCAGCTACAATCAGACGTGATATAAATGAGCTAAATCGAGCAAGGAAAATCGTAAAGGTATTCGGTGGTGCTACGGCTATTACTTCCCACGATGTTAACACAAAGGAAGATGCTGTAAAGATGAAGGCTCAGAAAAATATCGCTGAGAAAGATAATATCAGTCGATATGCAGCAGGGCTCATTCAGGACAACGATTTCGTATACATTGATGCAGGAACTACCACACTTGCTATGATTGATTACATTGATAATCACGATGCAAAGTACATAACAAATGGAGTTGTTCACGCGAAGCGCCTGATGGATAAAGGGTTTGATACAATCATGATTGGTGGCAGACTTAAACGTGCCACTGAGGCGGTGGTTGGACCGGACTGCATAGAATTTATTCGAAAGTATCATTTTACAAAGGCTTTCATGGGCACTAATGGTATCTCCATTCAGGCAGGATTTACAACACCTGATGTGGATGAGGCCATGATTAAGACTGCAGCCATCAGACATGCGTATATGTCCTATATTCTAGCGGACCACTCTAAATTCGATGAAATTAATTCTGTGACATTTGCGGATATCAAGGATTGCACAATTATCACAGATGAGCTCACATCTAAGGAATATTTAAGTCACACAACAGTAATGGTATGTGAATAG